One Entelurus aequoreus isolate RoL-2023_Sb linkage group LG09, RoL_Eaeq_v1.1, whole genome shotgun sequence genomic window carries:
- the unc5b gene encoding netrin receptor UNC5B isoform X1: MLSFRMQRGQAGGSVVLLLLLGGYVVCDTESSDYSDAEVLPDSYPSAPAEPLPEFLLEPEDAFIVKNRPVQLRCRASPATQIYFKCNGEWVNQNDHITRESLDQVTGLVVREVDILVSRTQVEELFGLEDYWCQCVAWSSAGTTKSIRAYVRIAYLRKNFEQEPLGREVRLEQEVLLQCRPPEGMPAAEVDWLKNEDTIDPSQDSNFLITIDNDLIIKQARLSDTANYTCLARNVVAKRRSSTATVIVYVSGGWSSWTEWSECNTKCGRGWQRRTRSCTNPAPLNGGAFCEGPPFQRVTCTTLCPVDGGWTEWAKWSACSTECTHWRSRECLAPAPRNGGKHCSGSMMESKNCTEGLCARNKKISIEHASHPLAPDMGVAVYAGLVGALLLCVILVLCVGILACRRRCSHFHGDITDSSSALTAAFHPGNYKPPRQDNPHPLHPSAPPDLTATAGAFRSPLFSLQQGVNDSHKIPMTTSPLLDPLPSLKIKVYNSSTLSSLEIPADMCSADGEILSLKSVGTGGRERQFHSHTLSRDPGLSTSATLGHLGGRLTIPSTGVSLLVPPGTIPQGKFYEMYLIISKWEKTTLPSEGSQTVLSPAVSCGPSALLLNRPVVLTLPHCAQLDTPTPDWTLTLKTQTHQGAWEEVLTVGEESLSSPCYLQLEEECCHVLMEQLGTYGLVGQSCPPQPACKRLQLALFAPRAPCLSLDYSLRIYCIHDTPHALKEVLDLERSLGGVLLEDTKPLLFKDSYHNLRLSIHDIPHTHWRSKLLAKYQEIPFYHIWSGSQRPLHCTFSLERSSLVVSQLSCKLCVRQVEGEGQIFQLHTDIQETLPPHSPHPSAGSCLPTSQIGPYAFRLPESIRQKICTSLDAPSARGCDWRLLARSLGFDRYLNYFATKPSPTGVLLDLWEACHQGDADLVSLATALEEMGKSEVLVVMTTDGDC, encoded by the exons AGAGCAGCGACTACAGTGATGCAGAGGTCCTCCCGGACTCTTATCCGTCAGCACCAGCAGAACCTCTCCCAGAATTCCTGCTTGAACCAGAagatgcttttattgtgaagaacaGACCTGTTCAGCTTCGGTGCAGGGCGTCACCAGCCACTCAGATCTACTTCAAGTGCAACGGGGAGTGGGTCAATCAAAACGACCACATCACCAGAGAGAGCTTGGACCAGGTCACAG GGCTAGTGGTGAGAGAGGTGGACATCTTGGTGTCGAGGACTCAAGTTGAGGAGCTGTTTGGGTTGGAGGACTACTGGTGTCAGTGTGTGGCCTGGAGCTCGGCCGGAACCACCAAGAGCATCCGTGCCTATGTCCGCATCGCAT ACTTGAGGAAAAACTTTGAGCAGGAGCCGCTAGGGCGGGAGGTGCGCCTGGAGCAGGAGGTCCTCCTGCAGTGTCGCCCCCCGGAGGGCATGCCTGCTGCTGAG GTGGACTGGCTGAAGAACGAGGACACCATTGACCCTTCGCAGGACTCCAACTTTCTGATCACCATCGATAACGATCTGATAATCAAACAGGCCAGGCTCTCGGATACGGCCAACTATACTTGTTTGGCTCGTAACGTGGTGGCCAAAAGACGAAGCAGCACAGCGACTGTCATTGTTTATG TGAGCGGCGGATGGTCCTCTTGGACGGAGTGGTCTGAGTGTAATACAAAGTGCGGGCGGGGCTGGCAGCGACGAACACGTAGCTGCACCAACCCTGCCCCCCTCAATGGAGGAGCCTTCTGTGAAGGCCCACCCTTCCAGAGAGTGACTTGCACCACATTGTGCCCAG TGGATGGAGGCTGGACAGAATGGGCAAAGTGGTCCGCCTGTAGCACAGAGTGTACCCATTGGCGAAGTCGCGAATGCCTGGCCCCCGCACCCAGAAATGGAGGGAAGCATTGCAGCGGCAGCATGATGGAGAGTAAAAACTGCACTGAGGGGCTATGTGCACGCA ATAAAAAGATTTCTATTGAACATGCAAGCCATC CACTGGCGCCTGATATGGGTGTGGCGGTCTACGCGGGCCTGGTGGGGGCACTGCTGCTGTGTGTGATACTGGTCCTGTGCGTGGGCATCCTGGCATGCCGGCGCAGATGTAGCCATTTCCACGGCGACATCACTGACTCTTCCTCTGCTCTCACCGCTGCCTTTCACCCTGGCAACTACAAGCCTCCCAGACAAG ATAACCCCCATCCTCTGCATCCATCTGCTCCTCCTGACCTGACAGCCACAGCGGGGGCTTTCCGCAGCCCTCTCTTCTCCTTGCAGCAGGGGGTCAACGACAGCCACAAAATCCCCATGACCACCTCCCCGCTGTTAGACCCCTTGCCCAGTCTCAAAATCAAGGTGTACAACTCCTCCACCCTTTCATCACTGGAGATCCCCGCCGACATGTGCTCGGCAGACGGCGAGATCCTCAGTCTGAAGTCTGTGGGCACCGGGGGAAGGGAGCGACAGTTTCACAGCCACACGCTGTCCAGAGATCCCGGGCTGAGCACCAGCGCCACCCTGGGCCATCTGGGGGGGCGTCTCACCATCCCCAGCACAG GTGTGAGTCTTCTAGTCCCGCCTGGCACCATCCCCCAGGGGAAGTTCTATGAGATGTACCTCATCATCAGCAAATGGGAGAAAACCAC GTTACCCTCAGAGGGCAGTCAGACTGTGCTAAGCCCCGCAGTGAGCTGTGGTCCGTCTGCTTTGCTGCTCAATCGCCCAGTTGTCCTTACCTTGCCCCACTGTGCCCAGCTGGACACGCCAACACctgactggacactcacactgaAGACACAGACCCATCAGGGAGCATGGGAG GAGGTGCTGACAGTGGGAGAGGAAAGTTTGTCCTCTCCATGCTATTTGCAGCTGGAGGAGGAGTGTTGTCATGTTCTCATGGAGCAGCTGGGCACATATGGCCTGGTGGGTCAATCTTGCCCTCCACAGCCTGCCTGTAAGCGCCTTCAGCTGGCTTTGTTTGCACCCCGAGCACCCTGCCTCTCCCTGGACTACAGCCTGCGTATTTACTGCATCCATGACACACCTCATGCACTTAAG GAGGTGCTGGATTTAGAAAGGAGTCTGGGTGGAGTCTTGCTGGAGGATACCAAGCCGCTGCTGTTTAAAGACAGCTATCATAATCTGCGCCTGTCCATCCACGACATCCCTCACACTCACTGGAGAAGCAAACTACTGGCCAAGTACCAG GAGATTCCTTTCTATCACATCTGGAGTGGCAGTCAGAGACCTCTGCACTGCACCTTCAGCCTGGAGAGAAGCAGCCTGGTGGTGTCGCAGCTCTCCTGTAAACTCTGCGTGCGACAAGTGGAAGGGGAGGGACAAATCTTTCAGCTGCACACAGACATCCAGGAG ACCCTCCCCCCACACTCCCCCCACCCCTCTGCAGGCTCCTGTCTGCCCACTTCTCAAATAGGACCGTATGCCTTCCGCCTGCCTGAGTCCATCCGCCAGAAGATCTGCACCAGCTTAGACGCACCGAGCGCCCGAGGCTGCGACTGGAGACTACTGGCTCGCAGTTTAGGCTTTGACAG GTACTTGAACTACTTTGCAACCAAGCCCAGCCCCACAGGTGTCCTACTGGACTTATGGGAAGCTTGTCACCAAGGCGACGCAGACCTGGTCTCTCTGGCGACGGCGCTGGAAGAGATGGGCAAGAGCGAGGTGCTCGTCGTCATGACGACAGATGGGGACTGTTGA